A part of Paenibacillus antri genomic DNA contains:
- a CDS encoding 2Fe-2S iron-sulfur cluster-binding protein → MPRVTFQPDGKTIDVRPGTTLLAAARQAGVAVRTRCGGVAGCLMCKVRVVDPSTVSPRTDAERRKLGDDADERLSCQTKATKDATVLVPEDPLKAAVRRQLERQKEEEEGGLW, encoded by the coding sequence GTGCCGCGAGTAACGTTCCAACCCGACGGGAAGACGATCGACGTACGTCCGGGGACGACGCTGCTGGCCGCGGCGCGTCAGGCCGGCGTCGCGGTTCGTACGCGCTGCGGCGGCGTCGCGGGGTGTCTAATGTGCAAGGTAAGGGTAGTCGATCCGTCGACCGTCTCCCCGCGCACCGACGCCGAACGGCGCAAGCTGGGGGACGACGCGGACGAGCGGTTGTCCTGCCAGACGAAGGCGACGAAAGACGCGACGGTTCTCGTGCCCGAAGACCCGTTGAAGGCGGCCGTGCGACGCCAACTCGAACGGCAGAAGGAAGAAGAGGAGGGGGGCTTATGGTGA
- the spoIVA gene encoding stage IV sporulation protein A, whose translation MEKVDIFKDIAERTGGDIYLGVVGAVRTGKSTFIKRFMEAVVLPNIPNEAERARAIDELPQSAAGKTIMTTEPKFVPNHAVRIRVAEGLDVNVRMVDCVGYAVEGAKGYEDENGPRMISTPWFEDPIPFQEAAEIGTRKVIQEHSTLGVVITTDGTISDIPRVSYEDAERRVVDELKEVGKPFIMIVNSTKPRAPETLELRSALAEKYDIPVIAASVATMTEDEIYGALREVLYEFPVHEVNVNLPSWVMVLDERHWLRASFENSVRETVKDIRRLRDVDRVVGQFGEYEFIERAGLSGMNMGQGVAEIDLYAPDELYDRILMEIVGTEIRGKDHLLQMMVEFTHAKREYDRFSEALEMVKTTGYGIAAPSLEEMALDEPELIRQGSRFGVRLKATAPSIHMIRVDVESEFAPIIGTEKQSEELVRYLMQDFEENPVKIWESDIFGRSLHSIVREGIQGKLAMMPDNARYKLQETLARIINEGSGGLIAIIL comes from the coding sequence TTGGAAAAAGTCGATATTTTCAAGGACATCGCGGAGCGTACGGGAGGCGATATTTACCTAGGAGTCGTGGGAGCGGTCCGTACGGGTAAATCCACATTCATCAAGCGCTTTATGGAGGCCGTCGTGCTTCCGAACATCCCGAACGAAGCGGAGAGGGCGCGCGCGATCGACGAGCTGCCGCAGAGCGCGGCGGGCAAGACGATCATGACGACCGAACCGAAGTTCGTGCCGAACCACGCGGTGCGCATTCGCGTCGCGGAAGGTCTCGACGTGAACGTTCGCATGGTCGACTGCGTCGGCTACGCGGTGGAAGGGGCCAAAGGATACGAAGACGAGAACGGGCCGCGGATGATTTCCACGCCGTGGTTCGAGGATCCGATTCCGTTCCAGGAAGCGGCCGAAATCGGTACCCGCAAGGTTATTCAGGAGCACTCCACGCTGGGCGTCGTCATCACGACGGACGGCACGATCTCCGACATTCCGCGCGTCTCTTACGAGGACGCGGAGCGGCGCGTCGTCGACGAGCTGAAGGAAGTCGGCAAGCCGTTCATTATGATCGTGAACTCGACGAAGCCGCGCGCTCCCGAGACGCTCGAATTGCGCTCCGCCTTGGCGGAGAAATACGATATCCCGGTCATCGCCGCCAGCGTGGCCACGATGACCGAAGACGAAATCTACGGCGCGCTTCGCGAGGTGCTGTACGAGTTCCCGGTGCACGAAGTGAACGTCAATCTGCCGAGCTGGGTCATGGTGCTCGACGAGCGCCATTGGCTGCGGGCGAGCTTCGAAAACTCGGTCCGCGAGACGGTCAAGGACATCCGCCGCCTTCGCGACGTCGACCGCGTCGTCGGGCAGTTCGGCGAATACGAGTTCATCGAGCGCGCGGGTCTGTCCGGCATGAACATGGGGCAAGGCGTCGCCGAGATCGATCTGTACGCGCCGGATGAGCTGTACGATCGGATTTTAATGGAGATCGTCGGCACCGAAATCCGCGGCAAGGATCATCTGCTGCAGATGATGGTCGAGTTCACGCACGCGAAGAGGGAGTACGACCGATTCTCCGAGGCGCTCGAGATGGTGAAGACGACCGGCTACGGCATCGCCGCTCCGTCTCTCGAAGAGATGGCGCTCGACGAGCCGGAGCTCATCCGCCAAGGCTCTCGTTTCGGCGTTCGCCTGAAGGCGACGGCGCCGTCGATCCATATGATCCGCGTCGACGTCGAGAGCGAGTTCGCGCCGATCATCGGCACGGAGAAGCAATCCGAAGAGTTGGTCCGGTACCTGATGCAAGATTTCGAGGAAAATCCGGTCAAGATTTGGGAGTCCGATATTTTCGGCCGCTCCTTGCACTCCATCGTCCGCGAGGGCATTCAGGGCAAGCTCGCGATGATGCCGGACAACGCGCGTTATAAGCTTCAGGAGACGCTCGCCCGCATCATCAACGAAGGCTCCGGCGGACTGATCGCCATCATCTTGTAA
- a CDS encoding HU family DNA-binding protein, which produces MNKTDLIAKVAEATEMSKKDVTNVVEAVFDSIADALQNGDKVQLVGFGNFEVRERTARKGRNPQTGEEIDIPASKVPAFKPGKALKDGIK; this is translated from the coding sequence ATGAATAAGACGGATCTGATCGCCAAGGTCGCGGAAGCGACGGAAATGTCCAAGAAGGACGTAACGAACGTGGTGGAAGCCGTGTTCGACTCGATCGCCGACGCGCTGCAGAACGGCGACAAGGTGCAATTGGTCGGCTTCGGCAACTTCGAAGTTCGCGAGCGTACGGCGCGCAAAGGCCGCAACCCGCAAACGGGCGAAGAAATCGACATCCCAGCGAGCAAAGTTCCCGCTTTCAAGCCGGGTAAGGCGCTGAAGGACGGAATTAAATAA
- the mtrB gene encoding trp RNA-binding attenuation protein MtrB: MESGQNDYFVVKAKENGVHVIGLTRGADTRFHHTEKLDKGEVMIAQFTDHTSAVKIRGKAVVMTKYGTIETDA, translated from the coding sequence ATGGAAAGCGGCCAGAACGATTACTTCGTCGTGAAGGCGAAGGAGAACGGGGTCCATGTCATCGGTCTTACCAGAGGAGCGGACACCCGGTTTCATCACACCGAGAAGCTGGATAAAGGCGAAGTAATGATCGCTCAGTTTACGGATCATACGTCCGCGGTGAAAATTCGAGGCAAAGCCGTCGTCATGACGAAATACGGCACGATCGAGACGGACGCCTGA
- a CDS encoding heptaprenyl diphosphate synthase component 1, with product MDGFKETAKKYTEHDLISTHTKLPEYPELRSNVLTAFLQYAASTSTHPKLQEAIGLAVSLMQHGLDTHELVDGNGETRRRQMTVLAGDYFSSRFYQLLSQAESVQTIKLVSQAVCDVNRLKMNLYLKAKRLLLTAEEYVRATVDINTHLFATFSSWMDVMYRKSCPAILRAIAECELIASELGRVRPDNVKDGFAYWYVVEHGTTEEVDLFVGGKIDESRLQSVLIKYNLIGRLTDRWDSKILELRHLLRGIGSDKLAEELHRLAEPLLARGHTTRAQEI from the coding sequence ATGGACGGATTTAAGGAAACAGCCAAAAAGTATACCGAGCATGACTTGATCAGCACGCACACGAAGCTGCCGGAATATCCGGAGCTTCGTTCGAACGTGCTGACCGCGTTTTTGCAATACGCCGCTTCGACGTCGACGCATCCCAAGCTGCAGGAAGCGATCGGTCTCGCCGTGTCGCTCATGCAGCACGGGCTCGACACGCACGAGCTCGTGGACGGCAATGGCGAGACGCGCCGTCGGCAGATGACGGTGCTCGCCGGCGATTATTTCAGCAGCCGGTTTTACCAGCTGTTGTCGCAGGCGGAGAGCGTGCAGACGATTAAGCTCGTCTCGCAGGCGGTATGCGACGTAAATCGATTGAAGATGAACCTGTACCTCAAGGCGAAGCGGCTGCTGCTGACCGCGGAGGAATACGTCCGCGCCACGGTAGACATCAACACGCACTTGTTCGCGACGTTCTCTTCCTGGATGGACGTTATGTACCGCAAGTCCTGCCCCGCGATTTTGCGCGCGATCGCCGAATGCGAGCTGATCGCCAGCGAGCTCGGCCGGGTGCGGCCGGACAACGTGAAGGACGGCTTCGCGTATTGGTACGTCGTCGAGCACGGCACGACGGAAGAAGTGGATTTGTTCGTCGGAGGGAAGATCGACGAATCCCGGCTCCAGTCCGTATTGATCAAGTATAATTTGATCGGACGGCTGACGGACCGGTGGGATTCGAAGATCTTGGAGCTCCGGCATCTGCTGCGCGGCATCGGGTCGGACAAGCTCGCGGAGGAGCTGCATCGCCTCGCCGAGCCGCTGCTCGCCCGCGGGCATACAACCAGAGCGCAAGAAATATGA
- a CDS encoding demethylmenaquinone methyltransferase, which translates to MNAVSVRNKEKHVHSVFETIAPNYDLMNDVISFRRHKAWREYTMRRMDVKPGQSAIDLCCGTCDWTIALAKASGTGEIVGLDFSRNMLEIGRAKVEKEGLDGTIELVQGNAMALPFEDDRFDFATIGFGLRNVPDLDVVLKEMARVVKPGGKVVCLETSKPTAEPFRTVYYLYFEHILPRLAKWFVKRYEQYKWLPESLAAFPGREELEERFRQAGLADVKSRAFFMGVAALHIGTKV; encoded by the coding sequence GTGAACGCGGTGAGCGTACGAAACAAAGAGAAGCATGTTCATTCGGTATTCGAGACGATCGCTCCGAATTACGACCTGATGAACGATGTCATCAGCTTCCGCCGGCACAAGGCGTGGCGGGAGTACACGATGCGGCGGATGGACGTGAAGCCGGGGCAGTCGGCGATCGATCTATGCTGCGGCACGTGCGATTGGACGATCGCCCTCGCCAAGGCGAGCGGGACCGGCGAGATCGTCGGACTCGACTTCAGCCGCAACATGCTGGAGATCGGACGCGCCAAGGTTGAGAAGGAGGGGCTCGACGGGACGATCGAGCTCGTCCAAGGCAACGCCATGGCGCTGCCGTTCGAGGACGATCGGTTCGACTTCGCGACGATCGGCTTCGGGCTGCGCAACGTGCCCGACCTCGACGTCGTCTTGAAGGAGATGGCGCGGGTCGTGAAGCCCGGCGGCAAGGTCGTCTGTCTAGAGACGTCCAAGCCGACGGCGGAGCCGTTCCGGACGGTGTATTATTTGTATTTCGAGCATATTTTGCCGCGGCTCGCGAAGTGGTTCGTCAAGCGGTACGAGCAATACAAGTGGCTGCCCGAATCGCTCGCGGCGTTCCCCGGACGGGAGGAGCTCGAGGAGCGCTTCCGACAGGCGGGACTGGCGGACGTGAAGTCCCGCGCGTTCTTCATGGGCGTCGCAGCGCTGCATATCGGAACGAAGGTGTAA
- a CDS encoding UbiA-like polyprenyltransferase — protein sequence MNKIKVFLEMIKFEHSIFALPFAYMGAILASIALNDSLPSWPTIGWITLAMVGARSAAMGLNRLIDAAIDAENPRTALRAIPAGLLSKKEVLIFIVISFVLLFYAASQLNPLCVWMLPVAVFFLTFYSYTKRFTWLCHVVLGLTIGLGPLGGWIAVTGAFDLTGLVLYATVAFWTAGFDILYACQDTQFDREKGLHSIPSRFGVARALLIARSFHVVTAVGLVAVWWMADLNWIYLIGLAIAYVVLFYEHALVKPNDLSRINTAFMTMNGILSMVMFTFTLIDVAVL from the coding sequence ATGAATAAAATCAAAGTGTTCTTAGAGATGATCAAGTTCGAGCATTCGATCTTCGCCCTCCCATTCGCTTACATGGGAGCGATTCTGGCATCGATCGCGCTGAACGATTCGCTGCCTTCCTGGCCGACGATCGGCTGGATCACGCTGGCGATGGTCGGCGCGCGCAGCGCCGCTATGGGCCTCAATCGGTTGATCGACGCCGCCATCGACGCGGAGAATCCGCGTACCGCGCTCCGCGCCATTCCCGCGGGTCTGCTGTCCAAGAAGGAAGTCCTGATCTTTATCGTCATTTCATTCGTGTTGTTGTTTTACGCTGCGTCGCAATTGAACCCGCTGTGCGTGTGGATGCTGCCGGTCGCCGTCTTTTTCTTGACGTTCTATTCTTACACCAAGCGCTTTACCTGGCTTTGCCATGTCGTGCTGGGCTTAACGATCGGTCTCGGTCCGCTCGGCGGCTGGATCGCGGTCACCGGAGCCTTCGACTTGACCGGGCTGGTGCTGTACGCGACGGTCGCTTTCTGGACGGCCGGCTTCGACATTTTGTACGCATGCCAAGATACCCAGTTCGACCGAGAGAAGGGGCTGCATTCGATCCCGTCGCGATTCGGCGTCGCCAGGGCGCTGCTGATCGCGAGGAGCTTCCACGTCGTTACGGCGGTTGGCCTCGTTGCCGTCTGGTGGATGGCGGACCTGAACTGGATTTATTTGATCGGTCTTGCGATCGCTTATGTGGTCTTGTTTTACGAGCATGCGCTCGTCAAGCCGAACGATCTGTCCCGCATTAACACCGCCTTCATGACGATGAACGGGATTCTCAGCATGGTCATGTTCACGTTCACGCTGATCGACGTGGCGGTACTATGA
- a CDS encoding UbiX family flavin prenyltransferase has protein sequence MSESAAKRGWIVGLTGASGAAYGVRLVERLLDMAYPVHLLITDAGWRVLKEELDWDAAKRAATIETKFAGRNARATYYPIQDIGAAVASGTFRVNGMVVAPCSMGTLAAIAHGLSDNLLERAADVTLKEGRKLVLVPRETPLHAIHLENMLKLARMGVSIVPASPGLYHRAQTVEELVDFMVGKTLDSMGIDHELYRRWGEGSPHDEAE, from the coding sequence ATGAGCGAGTCGGCGGCGAAGCGCGGATGGATCGTAGGGCTGACCGGCGCCAGCGGGGCGGCGTACGGCGTTCGATTGGTCGAGCGGCTGCTCGATATGGCGTATCCCGTCCATCTTCTTATCACGGACGCAGGATGGCGCGTGTTGAAGGAAGAGCTCGATTGGGACGCGGCGAAGCGCGCGGCGACGATCGAAACGAAGTTCGCGGGTCGGAACGCGCGAGCGACGTATTATCCGATCCAAGATATCGGCGCGGCGGTCGCCAGCGGCACGTTCCGAGTGAACGGCATGGTCGTCGCGCCGTGCTCGATGGGGACGCTCGCGGCGATCGCTCACGGGTTGTCCGACAACTTGTTGGAACGGGCGGCCGACGTGACGCTGAAGGAAGGCAGAAAGCTTGTGCTCGTGCCGCGGGAGACGCCGCTGCATGCGATCCATCTGGAGAACATGCTGAAGCTCGCCCGGATGGGCGTGAGCATCGTTCCGGCGAGTCCGGGGTTGTATCATCGCGCTCAGACCGTCGAGGAGCTCGTCGACTTCATGGTCGGCAAGACGCTGGACAGCATGGGCATCGATCATGAATTGTATCGACGTTGGGGAGAGGGATCGCCGCATGACGAGGCAGAATGA
- a CDS encoding menaquinone biosynthetic enzyme MqnA/MqnD family protein encodes MTRQNEETERQRDIRLGKIVFTNVWPVFYGFPPAGLESRIEVTTRTPTELNAALSRGEIDVASISSFAYAKHADKLLLLPELSVGAKGSVGSLFLFTKRPLEEALPERIALATTSATTVHLLKIIMAKRFEFTPTYVDMSPILDTMMSTCDAALLIGDDAIRASRPAEARGYHRYDLCTLWTEWTGFGMTFAVWAVREAWAAERAQDAALVHEALLASKRLGKRLPDDLLDEASRRVGEDREFWRGYFGGLDYDFGESQRQGLELYFRFAHDLGFLDSAPPLRVWRNPNVTQVNE; translated from the coding sequence ATGACGAGGCAGAATGAAGAGACGGAACGGCAGCGAGACATTCGCCTCGGGAAGATCGTATTTACGAACGTATGGCCCGTGTTTTACGGCTTTCCGCCCGCGGGTCTCGAGTCGCGCATCGAGGTGACGACGCGGACGCCGACGGAGTTGAACGCCGCGCTGTCCCGCGGAGAGATCGACGTCGCGTCGATCTCCTCGTTCGCGTACGCGAAGCACGCGGACAAGCTGCTGCTTCTGCCGGAGCTGTCCGTCGGGGCGAAGGGATCGGTCGGCTCGCTCTTCTTATTTACGAAGCGTCCGCTCGAGGAAGCGCTGCCGGAACGGATCGCGCTCGCGACGACGTCCGCGACGACCGTGCACTTGCTTAAGATTATTATGGCGAAGCGTTTCGAATTTACGCCGACCTATGTAGATATGTCGCCGATTTTGGATACGATGATGAGTACGTGCGACGCCGCGCTGTTGATCGGCGACGACGCGATCCGCGCAAGCCGCCCTGCGGAAGCTCGGGGCTACCACCGGTACGACCTGTGCACGCTCTGGACGGAATGGACGGGGTTCGGCATGACGTTCGCGGTGTGGGCCGTTCGGGAAGCGTGGGCGGCGGAGCGGGCGCAGGACGCGGCGCTGGTGCACGAAGCGCTCCTTGCGTCCAAGCGGCTCGGCAAGCGTCTTCCGGACGATCTGTTGGACGAAGCGTCGCGGAGGGTCGGGGAGGATCGGGAGTTTTGGCGAGGGTACTTCGGGGGGCTCGACTACGATTTCGGGGAATCGCAGCGTCAAGGACTCGAGCTGTATTTCCGCTTCGCGCACGACCTCGGCTTTCTCGACTCCGCGCCGCCGCTGCGGGTATGGCGAAATCCCAACGTAACGCAGGTGAATGAATGA
- a CDS encoding polyprenyl synthetase family protein, whose product MKLLDIYAKMQDDIQYIERKLEGSVRTEEAELNDASLHLLKAGGKRIRPIFVLLSGRFGRYDIERLSHVAVALELIHMATLVHDDVIDDAATRRGQPTVKAKWDERIAMYTGDYILGKALDVAANLERPDIHRILSKAMVQMVIGEMEQFRLFYRLDQSVRDYLLRIRRKTALLIAVSCQLGALAAGVSVPLSHRLYKFGYNAGMAFQIRDDILDLTGTEKQLGKPPGSDMRQGNITLPVLCAMRDARVREAVEAATRGTTPDEDALKQALKLVRKSPGIREADELSHRYIDKAIGALNELPDIPAKKDFVAIAKFIADRSH is encoded by the coding sequence ATGAAGCTATTGGACATATACGCGAAAATGCAAGACGACATCCAATATATCGAGCGGAAGTTGGAGGGCAGCGTCCGCACCGAGGAAGCGGAGCTCAACGACGCTTCGCTGCACCTGCTGAAGGCGGGAGGCAAGCGGATTCGGCCGATCTTCGTCCTGTTGTCCGGCCGCTTCGGCCGGTACGACATCGAACGGCTGTCGCACGTGGCCGTCGCTCTGGAGCTGATCCATATGGCGACGCTCGTGCACGACGACGTCATCGACGACGCCGCGACGCGCCGGGGGCAGCCGACCGTCAAGGCGAAGTGGGACGAGCGGATCGCCATGTATACCGGCGACTACATCCTCGGCAAGGCGCTCGATGTCGCGGCGAACTTGGAACGGCCCGACATTCACCGCATCTTGTCCAAAGCGATGGTACAGATGGTGATCGGCGAGATGGAGCAGTTCCGCCTGTTCTACCGGTTGGACCAGTCGGTCCGCGATTACTTGCTCCGCATCCGTCGGAAGACGGCGCTGCTCATCGCCGTCTCCTGCCAGTTGGGCGCCCTGGCCGCCGGCGTATCGGTGCCGTTGTCTCACCGGTTGTACAAATTCGGGTACAACGCGGGCATGGCGTTCCAAATTCGGGACGACATCCTCGATTTGACCGGGACCGAGAAGCAGCTCGGCAAGCCGCCGGGGAGCGACATGCGGCAGGGAAACATTACGCTGCCGGTCCTATGCGCGATGCGCGACGCGCGCGTCAGGGAGGCTGTGGAAGCCGCGACGCGCGGAACGACGCCGGACGAAGACGCGCTGAAGCAGGCGCTGAAGCTCGTCCGGAAGAGCCCGGGCATCCGCGAAGCCGACGAGCTGTCGCATCGGTACATCGACAAGGCGATCGGCGCGCTGAACGAACTGCCGGACATCCCGGCGAAGAAAGATTTCGTCGCGATCGCCAAATTTATCGCGGATCGCTCGCATTGA
- the ndk gene encoding nucleoside-diphosphate kinase — MQRTYLMVKPDGVQRGLIGEIVARFERKGFQLVGAKLMQVTREQAEFHYEEHKEKAFFGELVDFITSGPVFGMVWQGDDVIALSRLMMGKTNVMDSQPGTIRGDFAAHTPKNLIHGSDSPESAEREIGNFFKPEELLGYDKAINRWI, encoded by the coding sequence ATGCAAAGAACGTACTTAATGGTCAAACCGGACGGCGTCCAACGCGGACTGATCGGCGAAATCGTGGCTCGCTTCGAGCGCAAGGGCTTCCAGCTCGTCGGCGCGAAGCTGATGCAGGTGACGCGCGAGCAAGCGGAATTCCATTACGAGGAGCATAAGGAGAAGGCGTTCTTCGGCGAGTTGGTCGATTTCATTACGTCCGGTCCGGTGTTCGGCATGGTATGGCAAGGCGACGACGTTATCGCGCTGTCCCGTCTCATGATGGGCAAGACGAACGTGATGGATTCCCAGCCGGGCACCATTCGCGGCGATTTCGCGGCGCACACGCCGAAAAACTTGATCCACGGCTCCGACAGCCCGGAGAGCGCGGAGCGGGAGATCGGCAACTTCTTCAAGCCGGAAGAATTGCTCGGCTACGACAAGGCGATCAACCGCTGGATTTAA
- a CDS encoding CheR family methyltransferase, with protein MGEEGREGEYDPDFAAFVAGFKGLTGIDLALYKEAQMKRRLTTLRQRRGYDTFATYFQAVQRDKELLAELLDRMTINVSEFWRNPNRWEVLENKFIPEMLQHSRRLKCWSAACSTGEEPYSLAMILARRGALPDAKLAATDIDDNALAKAKLGVYHERSLKDVPKPYIDAYFRREGESYFVADELKRGVSFAKGNLLTDAFDTGYDLIICRNVMIYFTDDAKTLLYRKFAEALRPGGILFVGSTEQIFTPGQYGLASADTFFYRKTTAADHV; from the coding sequence ATGGGAGAAGAGGGACGCGAAGGGGAATACGATCCGGATTTCGCCGCGTTCGTCGCCGGATTTAAAGGGTTGACGGGGATCGACCTAGCTTTGTATAAGGAAGCTCAGATGAAACGGCGTCTCACGACGCTGCGGCAGCGAAGGGGATACGACACGTTCGCGACGTATTTTCAGGCGGTTCAGCGGGATAAGGAGCTGCTCGCCGAGCTGCTCGACCGGATGACGATCAACGTGTCGGAGTTTTGGCGCAATCCGAACCGGTGGGAAGTGCTCGAGAACAAGTTCATCCCGGAGATGCTGCAGCATTCGAGACGGTTGAAGTGCTGGAGCGCCGCATGCTCGACGGGCGAGGAGCCGTATTCGCTCGCGATGATCCTGGCGAGGCGAGGAGCGCTTCCGGACGCGAAGCTCGCCGCCACCGACATCGACGACAACGCGCTCGCGAAGGCGAAGCTCGGCGTCTACCACGAACGGAGCCTGAAGGACGTGCCGAAGCCTTATATCGACGCGTACTTCCGCCGGGAAGGCGAATCGTATTTCGTAGCCGACGAGCTGAAGCGGGGCGTGTCGTTCGCGAAGGGCAATCTGTTGACCGACGCCTTCGATACGGGATACGATCTCATCATCTGCCGCAACGTCATGATTTACTTCACGGACGACGCCAAGACGCTGCTGTATCGGAAGTTCGCGGAGGCGCTGCGTCCCGGCGGCATCTTATTCGTCGGCTCGACGGAGCAAATTTTTACGCCGGGCCAATACGGACTCGCGTCGGCCGATACGTTCTTCTATCGAAAAACGACG